In Thermodesulfobacteriota bacterium, the DNA window ACTCGAGCGCGAGGTCGCGGTACTCCTCCCTGCCGCTGTCCTCATAGAGCCACTCTGCCGATTCAACGAGCTCGTACCAGGTGGTGAGATTCCTCTTGTCTTCGATGTGGACGTTATTCCGGGCGAGTTCGAGGCGGTGGAGCGCTTCGGTGTGGCGCCCTTTCCCTCCCGCCATCAACGCCTTCGAGAGATGGAAGTAGAAGTCCTCCCCGTACTCTTTTTTATAGTCCCCCAGATGCTTTCCCACCTCTGTCGACTCACCGGCCTTTGCGCCGCTCCAGGCTATATAGGGGAAAGCATACCGGTACGACTTGTAAGTTTTTTTCTTGAAACGGTGGAAGTTGGTCTTGAATGACTTATAGGCGTCATCGAATCTCTTTACCTTCAAAAGATAATACCCGTTGGCAAACCAGGCCCTATGCTGCTTGAATTTCCTCGTGCCGGGGTCGGCGGCCGCGGCCGCCTTTCTTCCCTTTAACCCTTCTATAAAGTCTGCAAGCCCGGGGTTAGGTGGACGGTCCGGAAGGTGGCTCCCTAACAGGTATTGACTGGTGTAGGCAGGATCAAGTCCGCTGAACCTGTCCTCCTTAAGCCACTCCCGTATTTCCCCATCGCTTTTCCCTCCTATACGATGGAGTACGGCGGCGGCGCTGATGATATTCTTATCTTTCTTCTTGGCCTCAAAGATGTCGTCGAACAACGACCATGCCTCCTCGCTATAACCCGTAAGGTGCAGTAACATCATATAATTCGCGTAGCCGCCGGAGGTTTTATACCTTTTCGCACGTCTGAGGGAGTGATATACCGCCTCCATATAGTCTTCCTTGATAAGGGACAAAGATAGCTGGCTCATCATCTCCCTGCCGGAGCCGGTCCCGTAGCCCTCGGAAAGTTTGAAGAGCGGCACCGCTTCCTCGATGGCGCCCACGTATAGAAGTTCAAAACCGGCGTTATAAGCCCGGTTAGACAGCCCCACCCTGCTGGCCTTGCCGCCGCGGAACAGGGGGTAGGCGAGGAAAACCTCGTTGGCCTTCTTGAAGTCGCCCTCCTTTATGTAAGTCCTGGCGAGCCAGAAATACGGGAGCCACTTCTCGGGGTCATGTGCGATGGCGTCCTCATAAAGTCTCCTTGCCGCCTCGATATACCCGCCCTTCTCCTTGATCCCCGCGAAGTAGTTCAAGCGCCCGGGGTTCCCGATGAAACGGTGCCGGTTATCTTCCAGGAGCTCGGCCGCGGCCTTGTACATTTTATGGTCGAGGAACTCATTATAATACTTTTTAAAAGCGGTAAAATCGTCGTGGGAATACCAGAGAGCAAGTTTCCTGTTCATAATCTCGTACTTATCGGATTCGCGCAACGAACCGGCATCGGGTTCCGCCATGAGTTTTTCGTCAAGCTTTCGGTCCAACGCCTTCCGCCACGACACATAGCCGGAATACCAGTGCCGGGGATAATCGTTCTCATAAAAAAGCTCGGAACTAGAACACCCCGCAAGGGCTATCCTGTCCTGACCCTGAGACCAGTCACATATGTCATGCCAGCGCTTTTTACGTTCCTTCAAGAGGTTTTCACGTACCGTCCCCTGCCGCCTGTTTTTGGAGATTTCGCTTAACGCGGATATCTTAAGGGACTCCATCTCCGGGTGTCCCCGGTACAGAATGTCGTAGCGGTTAAGGGTCTCCATGGCCGCATCGGGTAAGCCCTGAAGAAAAAGGAGTCGATTGATATTATGCAACAGGTTGGCATCGCCAGCGGCGGCAAGGAGGTCGAGGTAGTCCGCCTCAACCGGCCGGACTTGCCCCGGAGCACAGCAGAACCTCTTCCCCTCCTTCTCAAACAACCTGCGGCGATGCGTGTAGACGGAAAACTCCACGTCCTCCCCCCCGAAGGGGTTCTCGCCGAGCACCGCGCTGTTCCTTGCTATACTCTCGGCGGTATAGCCCTCTACGGGGAAGACCCTGTCGAGTTCTTTCTTGACCACTAGGTTCGACTGATGGAACCAGTCATCCTTACCCTCGAACCTCCGCTTTACGGCCACCTCCCAGTCCGGGAACTCTTTGATTATATCCGCGTAATATTCTTCCTCGAACGGTTCCCGCTTGTAAGAGACGTTTAAGTCGACCAGGTCTATCATCATCATCAGTCTGGTGAGAGGAGAACTTATTTTATCCACCAACGCTTCAAGCTCATACAGGTTCCCGTCGAGAAGCGCGGCAAGGGCCTTCTCCTCCACCGTCCCGGGCTCTCCTAGCGCGGCGAGCGCGGCGGGACGCCGGTGGAGATAAAAGAAGGCGCGTGCCTTCAAAAATGCGTAGTCCGGGGAGCTGGGCGAGACCTCACCCAGGGCGACAAGGGAACGTTCGAAAAAGTGCTCACTCGCAATCGGGTCATCCGGCCGCCGGGTGTCATCACGGGGAAAGAGGGTGCCGATAAGCTGGAGAGAATACGCGTCCACGACCGGTGAGCCGCCCTCGCCCGTGAAGGTCTCCATAACGGTATCGGGCAACTCCGCCTTCACTCTATCGTAAAGAACCTCCCTCGACTTTTTGGTTTCATCGAAGGGGAGCTTCGACATAACATCGTCCAGTATGCCGCGAAAGGCCTCCGACGGCGGGCGCTCGTCGGAGAACTGGACGTCATTCCACTGGAACCGCTCCGGGTTCCCGCGTGATCCGGCCCACCCCCTTCCCTTCTTCCTCTTATCCACCAGGAGCGTAACTCCGAGCTTCTCGTCCAGGTTATGGCCGGCGTAGCCCCGTATGACGGTCTTTACTCCGAGCTCGTAGGCAAGGCTGTAGATATCATCGTCGTTAAAGCTCCTCATCCTCTCCCCAAGCGCCCTCGCGACGAGCGTGGGTCCCGGCACCTTAAGGCCCGCGGCCTCGACCCTCCGGGCCAGATACCGGGTCATAAGAAAACGCCCGATACGGTCCACCGCGTATCCCTGCACCTGAAAGGGCACGACCAGCACGTCGAAGGAACCGTTCTTCAAGAGCTTACGATAAAGGGCCTTTTCCGCCTCTGTCCATGCCGACTCGGGCCTCTCGACCTCCTGCCCGGCGAACCCGAAGTCCTCCGTAACCCCCTTCTTATCCACTACACCCTTCCACTTCTCGGTGTTCCTTTTCTCCCGCTCCTTTGAGGCCGTTGCCGAACCGAAATAGCTAAGCTTCAGCCTGGCCCCCATGGCCAGTTCTTCACCTCCCCCCTGGCCGAACTCCCCCTTCACCCTGGATATCTTACTGCCGTCTGTATAAAACTTCCAGAAGAGCCCCTTCTCCCAACCGGTAAGGCGCAGATGATACGTGCTACTTCCGAACTTCTTGATCTCCCAACCCGGCTCAGATATAAACGTTTGGCCGAACCTAACAACTACCGAGCGGAGCCTGGGGTCGTACAAGACATGGGTCCTCGGGAAGTAAAGAGAAAACTTTTCAGGACCTTCTCCACACCCTTTATCGGCCAACTGCACCACCACACCTTTAAGTAGCTTCTCTTTACCCCCGGGGGAACCGAAGCTCTTCCCGTAAAACATGTA includes these proteins:
- a CDS encoding tetratricopeptide repeat protein yields the protein MYDPRLRSVVVRFGQTFISEPGWEIKKFGSSTYHLRLTGWEKGLFWKFYTDGSKISRVKGEFGQGGGEELAMGARLKLSYFGSATASKEREKRNTEKWKGVVDKKGVTEDFGFAGQEVERPESAWTEAEKALYRKLLKNGSFDVLVVPFQVQGYAVDRIGRFLMTRYLARRVEAAGLKVPGPTLVARALGERMRSFNDDDIYSLAYELGVKTVIRGYAGHNLDEKLGVTLLVDKRKKGRGWAGSRGNPERFQWNDVQFSDERPPSEAFRGILDDVMSKLPFDETKKSREVLYDRVKAELPDTVMETFTGEGGSPVVDAYSLQLIGTLFPRDDTRRPDDPIASEHFFERSLVALGEVSPSSPDYAFLKARAFFYLHRRPAALAALGEPGTVEEKALAALLDGNLYELEALVDKISSPLTRLMMMIDLVDLNVSYKREPFEEEYYADIIKEFPDWEVAVKRRFEGKDDWFHQSNLVVKKELDRVFPVEGYTAESIARNSAVLGENPFGGEDVEFSVYTHRRRLFEKEGKRFCCAPGQVRPVEADYLDLLAAAGDANLLHNINRLLFLQGLPDAAMETLNRYDILYRGHPEMESLKISALSEISKNRRQGTVRENLLKERKKRWHDICDWSQGQDRIALAGCSSSELFYENDYPRHWYSGYVSWRKALDRKLDEKLMAEPDAGSLRESDKYEIMNRKLALWYSHDDFTAFKKYYNEFLDHKMYKAAAELLEDNRHRFIGNPGRLNYFAGIKEKGGYIEAARRLYEDAIAHDPEKWLPYFWLARTYIKEGDFKKANEVFLAYPLFRGGKASRVGLSNRAYNAGFELLYVGAIEEAVPLFKLSEGYGTGSGREMMSQLSLSLIKEDYMEAVYHSLRRAKRYKTSGGYANYMMLLHLTGYSEEAWSLFDDIFEAKKKDKNIISAAAVLHRIGGKSDGEIREWLKEDRFSGLDPAYTSQYLLGSHLPDRPPNPGLADFIEGLKGRKAAAAADPGTRKFKQHRAWFANGYYLLKVKRFDDAYKSFKTNFHRFKKKTYKSYRYAFPYIAWSGAKAGESTEVGKHLGDYKKEYGEDFYFHLSKALMAGGKGRHTEALHRLELARNNVHIEDKRNLTTWYELVESAEWLYEDSGREEYRDLALEWAKLYRRIFPWYAWAYAVEAKYTDSDYDRLRALAITLYLDRHSERISGFSEEEREEALEWLEKNNPFKVRKRQGDV